The Desulfocurvibacter africanus subsp. africanus DSM 2603 genomic sequence GAGATTTAGGAGACTGACCGGAAGGTTTCCGCCCAAACTGAAGTCATGCGCGAACGAACTGCGCGGGTCCAGGGAGCCGCTGCTCCCTGGGGGAGTGGGGATGGGAGAGGGCGTCGCCCGCTCCCGGTTCGTCCGCTAAACGCCCTAATGCGCCGCGCCTGGGTCGGGAGCCTTGCCCCTGGGCGGCCGGCGCATGATCCACATGGCCCCGCTCAGGCACAGGAAGATGATCATCTGCAGGTGGAAGACGTCCAGGAAAGCCAGAGCCGCGGCCTGCCGCTGCATGAGCCGGTAGAGCGCGGCCATGGCTTCGACGCCCGATTGGACATGCATGCCCAGGCCTTCGAGATACTGGCGCACGCCCTCCACGCCCGAGGTGAAGGCCTGGTTGTAGTAGCCCATGTGCTCGGCCAGGCGCAGGTGGTGGAACTGACCGCGCCTGGCGACCATGGTGGTCACGAAGGCCGTGCCGAAAGAGCCGCCCAGGTTGCGCAGCAGGTTGTACACGGCCGAGGCGTTGTTCATCTCCGTGCGCGGGATGTAGGCCATGGTCAGGAAGGACAGGGGCACGAAGAAGAAAGCCAGTCCCACGCCCTGAAGGTTGCGGCCGGTGATTGCCGTGACCATGCCCATGTCCAGGTTGTAGCCCGACATGTAGTACGAGGACCAGGCGCTGGCCAGCAGGCCGAAGCAGAGCAGGAAGCGCGCGTCGACGCGCTGGGTCAGCTTGCCCACGAATGGCATCAGGGCCAGGGTGATGAGCCCGCCGGGGCTGAGCACCATGCCGGCCTGGAAGGCCGAGTAGCCCATGAGCTCCTGCAGGAACATGGGCAGCAGCACGATGGAGCCGAAGAAGGCGAAAAAGCCGAAAAAAATGACCAGGTTGCCCAAGGCGAAGCTGCGGTCCTTGAACACGCGCAGGTTCACAATGGGGTTTTCGTGATGCCACTCCCAGAAAACGAGCGTGAACAGGCAGACGCCGGCGACCACGCTCAGGGCCAGGATGAAGGACGAGCCGAACCAGTCGTGCTGCTGGCCCAGGTCGAGCACGATCTGCAGGCTACCCAGGCCCAGCACGAGTAGCGCCAGGCCCAGGTAGTCCACGCGCTCGCCTTTTTGCCAGCGCTGTTGGTAGGCCGGATCGCGCACGAAGGACCAGCACATGAATTGCGCCAGCAGACCTATGGGTAAATTGATGTAGAAGATCCAGCGCCAGGACCAGTTGTCCGTCAGCCAGCCGCCCAGGACAGGGCCGAGAATGGGCGCGACGATCACGCCCATGCCGTAGACGCTCAAGGCCAGGCCGCGCTCGTGGGGCGGGAAGGTTTCCAGCAGGATGGCCTGGGACATGGGCTGCATTCCTCCGCCGCCGATGCCCTGCAGGATGCGGAACAGGACCAGCGTGGACAGGCTGCCGGCCATGCCGCACAAAAGCGAGGCCACGGTGAACAAGGCCACGGAGGCCATGAGATAGCGCTTGCGGCCCATGACCTTGGCCAGCCAGCCGCTCATGGGGATGACCACGGCGTTGGCCACGAGATAGGAGGTCAGCACCCAGGTGATCTCCTCCTGGCCGGCCGCCAGGCTGCCCTGCATGTGCCGCAGGGCCACGTTGGCCACGCTGGTGTCCAGGACCTCGATCATGGTCGGGATCATGACGCTGGCCGTGACGAGCCATTTGCCAGCGGCCCCGGCTCCGCCCTCCTGCGCCTGCTGCACCGCTCTACTCCGCCTTGGTCAGGATGGTGGCGATGACGCTCATGCCCATGCGCAACTGCGGCAGTTCGCCCGCCATGGCAAAGTCGATGGCCAGCTTGACCGGGACGCGCTGCACGACCTTAACGTAGTTGCCCGTTGCGTTCTCGGGCGGAAACAGGGAGAAGACCGAGCCAGTGCCGGCCATGATGGATTCCACGCGGCAGGGAATCTTAGCGCCCGGATAGGTATCCACGCTGATCCAGGCCCGTTGGCCCGGCTGCATGTGGGTAAGTTGTGTTTCCTTGAAGTTGGCCGTGACCCAGATATCGCCCTGGCCGAGAGGTACGATGGTCAGGAGCGACTGCCCGGCCGAGATCATGCGGCCCGGCTCTACGGCCTTGCGCGTGACGTAGCCGTCCGCCGGGGATTTGATCTGCACGTACGCCAGATTGAGCTCGGCCTGGCGCAGCTTCGCCTCGGCCAGGGTCACCTGTGCTGCCCGCGCCTCGGCCTCTCGGGCGCGGATGTCGGCCACGTCGCGGCCGGTCCCGGCCAACTCCATTTCGGCTTCCAGGCGCTTGCGGCTCTCGCGCAAGGTCGCTTCCTGGTCGTCCACGGCCTCCAGCCGGGCTTGAGCCGCGGCGACCCTGGCCTGGTTGGTTACGACGCTGGTCCGGGCGTCGTCCAGGGAAGACTGGGATACGACCTGGCTCGCAAGCAGACTCTCATAGCGCATCGAGTCCAGCTTGGCCTTGTCCAGCACGGCCTGGGCTTCCAACAGAGCCTGTCTGGCGGCTTCGCGCGCCTTGGCCAACTCGGCCAGCTGTCGGTTCGTACCGGCGATTTGGGCGCGCAGGCTCGAAACCCTGGACGAGGTTTGGCTGATCTCCAGGGGCACGTTGAGCTGCCCGGCGGCAAGCTGGGCCTGGGCCGAGGCCAGTTCCGCCCTGGCCTGGGCCAGAGCCACCTCGTAATCCGTGGGATCAAGGCGCACGAGCACTTCGCCGGCACGCACCCGCTGATTATCCTGCACCAGAACTTCGGTCACATACCCCGGCACGCGCGAGCTGATCGGATACATGCGGCCATCCACGAAGGCGTCCTCCGTGCTCTGCTTGCCCACGCCGGTCATGTACCACGCTCCGCCGGCCATTAGGGCCACTGTCAGGATCGCCGCGAAAACAATGCGCTTGCGTACCGGCAAGGCGCGCTTGGAACCGTTCTGTTCAGCCATATCCTTCCCGTGCCGAGGCAATGATGTTTCGCCCCATGAATTAGTTGTCTATGCAACTGAATGGCGCGCGAAAATACGTTTCCTGCCTGTCGCGGTCAAGGCCTTGCCATGCCGCTTAACAGCGAGGGCCAAGCCGTACTTGACAATTTCCGGTATCTGAACTTTATTCTCTCAAACGGAGTATGACAGAATGATCGACGGAACAGACTTCAGCATATTGAAGATACTTCAAGACAACGCGCGAACATCCAATGCGGAGATAGCCCGGCAGATAGGCATGGCTCCGTCGGCAATCCTGGAGCGCATCCGCAAGCTGGAGCGCAAGGGCATAATTCAGCGCTATGAAACGCGCATTTCGCCCACGGCCCTGGGCAAGCACCTGACGGCGTTCACGCTCGTGCACACCGAGGAGCCAGTGGGCTCCACAGGCACGGGCGAGGAGCTGGCCAAGATACCCGGCGTGCTGGAAGTCCACTACGTGGCCGGCCAGGATGCCTATTTCGTCAAATCGAGGACGCGCGACCCCGAGCACCTGGCCGAGCTGCTCAAACAGTTCGGCCGCATCAAGGCAATCCGGGATACGCGCACGACCGTTGTTCTCACCACGGTCAAGGAAACCATGAACGTCCCCCTGGAGAGCATGCCAGAAGGAGAGCCCGAGTAATGAATCCGGAAATCGAGAATAAGATCGTTGCCCGAGGCCAGGAGTTCTTCAAGTCCATAGCCGGAGAGGCGCCGTCCATCTTCAGCAAGGGCCATTGGACCGGCAAGGTCATGGACTGGGCCATGAAGAACGAGGATTTCAAGGTCCAGCTATTCCGCTTCGTGGACGTACTGCCCTACCTGAACACGGGCGAATCGCTGCAGCGGCACATCGAGGAGTACTTCGCGGGCAACGACTGCGAAATCCCGGCCGTGCTCAAGTGGGGCGCCGAGAAAAGCGGGCTGTTCGGCGGATTGGCGGCCAAGGTCATGGGCAAGGCCATCCGCGGCAACATCGAGGGCATGGCCAAGCAGTTCATCATCGGCGAGAACTCCAAGGAGGCCATGAAGAGCCTGCGCAAGCTGCGCAAGGACGGCTTCGCCTTCGTGGTGGACTTTCTGGGCGAGGCCACAGTCAGCGAGATCGAGGCCCAGGCCTACCACGACGGTTACATGGAAATCCTCGACGCCATGGCCGCCGAGCAGCACAAGTGGGACTGCCTGGGCAAGTCCAGCAACGGCCAGGACTGGGGACACGCGCCCAAGGTCAACGTGGCCGTGAAGCTTTCGGCCTTCTACTCCCAGGCCAAGCCACAGGACATCCCCGGCTCCGTGGCGGGCATGCTCACGCGCATCGTGCCCATCTACCGCAAGATCAAGGCCATGGGCGGCTTCATGTGCATCGACATGGAGCAGCTCAAATACAAGGAAATGACCATCGAGCTGTTCAAGCAGCTCCGCACCATGGACGAGTTCAAGGACTATCCGCACCTGGGCATCGTCCTGCAGTCCTACCTGCGCGACACGGAAAACGACCTGGACGGCCTGCTGTCCTGGGCCCGCGCCAATTCGCTGCCCATCTCCATCCGCCTGGTAAAGGGCGCTTACTGGGACTTCGAAACGGTTATGGCCAAGCAGTGCGGCTGGGACGTGCCCGTGTGGACCCAGAAGCCCGAGTCCGACATTTGCTATGAGCGTTGCGCGCGCAAGATCCTGGAGAACCATGACATCTGCCACTTCGCCTGCGCCTCGCACAATATCCGCACCTTCTCCTATGTCATGGAGACGGCCCGCGAGCTGAACGTGCCCGACTCGCGCTACGAGTTCCAGGTGCTCTACGGCATGGCCGAGCCGGTGCGCAAAGGCCTCAAGAACGTGGCGGGCCGCGTGCGCCTGTACTGCCCCTACGGCGATCTGCTGCCCGGCATGGCCTATCTGGTGCGCCGCCTGTTGGAGAACACGGCCAACGAGAGCTTCCTGCGCCAGAGCTTCGCCGAGGGCAAGGAGCTGGAGCGGCTGCTGGAGAACCCCGCGCTGACGCTCAAGCGCGAGCAGGAATGCTCGCCCGTCACGCACCCGGCCAAGAGGCCAAGCTACGGCAACCTGCCGCCGTTCAAGAACCATCAGCTCATCGACTTCACCATTCCCGAGGTCCGCGCGGCCTTCCCCAAGGCCATCGCCGAGGCACGCAAGAGCAAGGGCAAGACCTATCCGCTGTATATAAACGGCAAGGACGTGGCCACCCAGGATCGCATGACTTCCACGAACCCGGCCGATCCCGACGAGGTGCTGGGCCAGGTCTGCCAGGCCGGCCGCGCCGAGATCGACATGGCCATTGAGGCCGCTGACAAGGCCTTCCTCTCCTGGCGTGACATGCCGGCCGAGAAGCGCGCCGAGTACCTGGTCAAGGCCGCGGCCATCGCCCGCCGCCGCATCTACGACCTGTGCGCCGTCCAGGTGCTGGAGGTCGGCAAGCAATGGGATCAGGCCTACAACGACGTGGGCGAGGCCATCGACTTCCTGGAGTACTACGCGCGCGAGATGGTGCGCCTGGGCACGCCCCGGCGCATGGGCTTCGAGCCGGGCGAGCACAACCACCTGTTCTATCAGGCCAAGGGAGTGGCTGCGGTCATCGCGCCCTGGAACTTCCCCCTGGCCATCTCCGTGGGCATGGCCTCGGCGGCCATCGTCGCGGGCAATCCCGTGATCTACAAACCTGCCGGCCCGTCCTCCATCGTGGGCTACGGCCTGGTGGAGATCTTCCGCGAGGCCGGCCTGCCCGAGGGCGTGTTCAACTTCTGCCCCGGCCGCAGCTCGGTCATGGGCGACTACCTCATCGAGCACCCCAAGGTCAGCCTCATCGCCTTCACCGGCTCCATGGAAGTCGGTCTGCGCATCCAGGAGAAGGCCGCCAAGGTTCAGCCCGGACAGGCCCAGTGCAAGCGGGTCATCGCCGAGATGGGCGGAAAGAACGCCATCATTGTCGACGACGACGCGGACCTGGACGAGGCCGTGCTCGGGGTGCTCTACTCGGCCTTCGGATTCCAGGGCCAGAAGTGCTCGGCCTGCTCGCGCGTCATCGTGGTCGAGCCCATCTACGAGCGCTTCATCGAGCGCCTGGCGGAGGCCGCCAAGTCCGTGAAGATCGGCCCGGCCGAGGACCCCGCCAACTACATGGGCCCAGTGGTCGGCCCCGCGCAGCAGAAGGACATCCTCAAGTATATCGACATCGCCAAGCAGGAGGGCGAGGTCCTGGTCATGCGCGAGGTGCCGCAGAAGGGCTGCTACGTGCCCATGACCATCGTGGCCGGCATCAGGCCCGAGCACCGCATCGCCCAGGAGGAGATCTTCGGCCCGGTGCTGGCGGTCATGAAGGCCAAGGACTTTGACCAGGCCATCGAGTGGGCCAACGCCTCGCGCTTCGCTCTGACCGGCGGCGTATACTCGCGCAGCCCCAGGCACCTGGAACAGGCCCGGCGCGAGTTCCGCGTCGGCAACCTGTACCTGAACCGCAACTGCGTGGGCGCGCTCGTCGAACGCCAGCCCTTCGGCGGCTTCAAGATGTCGGGCGTGGGCTCCAAGGCCGGCGGCCCGGACTACCTGCTGCAGTTCCTCGACCCGCGCGTGGTCACCGAAAACACCATGCGCCGGGGCTTCACGCCCATCGAGGATGACGACAACTGGGTTTGCTAAAGAGAATTGCGTAAGAATTGGGGAGGGTTTTGCCCTCCCCAAACCCCGCCCACCAGGGCCGACGCGGCCCTGGACCCGCGCAGTTCGTGGGTGGAGTGCTCAAAGCGTATCTGTTAAGATGATTCAGCGTGAGCGGGACCGGGCAACCGGTCCCGCTCTTTTTGGGCCGACAGTCTCCGCGGCTGCCGCTTTTCTAATTCCCCCTCGACCTTTGCCGCGGTATCCAAGGGTAGACGCGAACCGCAAACATAAGGGGACCGCATGAGCATCATTCTCTCCTGGTTGCTTCTGTCGCTGGCCATCGCCATCACCGCCTGGATACTGCCCGGGGTGCGCGTGCGCGGGGCCGGGGCGCTGCTCGCCGCCTCGGCGGTGCTCGGCATCATCAACGCGCTCATCTGGCCGATCCTCTTCTGGATCACCATTCCCATCACCGTGCTGACCCTGGGCATCTTCGCGCTCATTCTGAACGCGCTGCTCGTCATGCTCGCGGCCAAGATAGTGCCGGGCTTCAAGGTGGACAGTTTCTGGTGGGCGATCGCTTTCAGCGTCATCCTGGCCATCATCAACGCCGTCCTGCACGCGATCATTTATTAGCGGGCTATTGAAACCGGCCCGGCTTTTCGGCTACGCAATGCTTGGGCCTTGCCCAAGCATTGCTCGCGGGTGCCCATATCCGGCGGGCTGTCCTTGTCTGCACAGCCTGTTTTCTCGACAGGCTGCCAGGTTGAACCGTCAGGCGTTTGCCCACTGAAAACGCAAGCGCGGCGATTGCGTCCCGCTCAGGTTCGCGGCTGCTCTATTCCGGCAGTCTGATGCGCCGGTACTTGGCCTGGATGAGGCCGTACACGCCGAAGGCGAACAGGCCCAGGGCCAAGATGCCGAACAGAATGCGGCCGTAGGCCTGACCGCGCAGGAAGCCCATGGCCTCGGCCAATCCACCGGCCTGCGACGGGTCGGCCCGCCAGGCCGCGATGATAAGGAAGCCGCCGACGATGGCCATAACCACGGCCCGCGCATAGAGCCCGAGCTTGCAGATGGCGTCGGCCCACGGTAGGGACGCGTAGCCCGGATCGAGGTATTTCCTGTACTTCTCCTTGCGGGCCTTGACGGCCAGGGCTACGCCCGCGCCGACCACGGCCAGTCCCGCCAGGGCCACGAGCCATTTGCCCCAGGGCTGACGCATAAGCGTGGCCGTCCACTCGGCCCTGCCGCCACCGCCGCCACCGCCATTGCCCAAGGCCAGGCTCGCGGCGAACACGGCCAGGCCCGCGTGGGTCACGCCGCTCACAAGCAAGCCTCCGCGCACGGCCAGACCCTTGGCGTCCTTGCCGTGGCGGTCCACGTCCCATACGGCCTGCACGAAGCGCCATGCGGCGTAGCCCAGCAGACCGACTGCGATGACGCCCAGGAGCGCGTCGCCCCTGGGCGTGTCGAGAAGCGTCCGCAGCGCCCCCTTCGTGTCCGTGGTCCTGCCGCCCTGCCCTAACGCAGCGAGCACGGCCAGCCCGCCCACGAGTAGGTAGACCACGCCGCGTGCGGCGTAACCGAGCCGCGAAGCGATCTTCAAGCCAATCCTGCCGTTCTCGTCCATGTCGCCCTACTCTCTCGGTTGCCGATCCTCGCCGCACATGACGCGAGTATCGCACCTTTCCGGACGCGAGGCCCCTACATTCTCGGGACTCAAGCCTAATCAGGAGGCGCGCATGCCCAGGTGCGCAGACGGCCTCGCGCGGACCGAACCCGGCGACCGATATGGCCGTTGCGCTATCGCGAAAATCTCTCTAAGTTCGGCCTGCCGCACGAATAGAGTCTCATGGAGCCCGCGTTCGCCTGCCACTCCAGGCCCGGAGGCTTGCGCCCTGAGCCGCAGGGTACAGCCGCCGCGGCTGTTGGCGGATGAGGGTTCGGGAGAGAGCGGCCTCCTCACCCGATAATCATTGCTCCAATCATCATGAGGATACGTTCATGGAATGGCTCGTCTATCTGGGCGTCGGCGCGGGCGCGGGAATCCTGGCCGGCCTTTTGGGCGTGGGCGGCGGCGTGGTCATCGTGCCGGCGCTCGTTTTCGCCTTCACCGGTCTGGGCTACCCGGCCGAGCACATCATGCACCTGGCCCTGGGCACGTCCCTGGCCAGCATCATGTTCACCTCGATTTCCAGTTTCCGCGCGCACCACAAGCGCGGGGCCGTGCTCTGGAGCGTGGTCAAGGCCATCACGCCAGGCATCATAGTCGGCACCTATGCCGGGTCTTACGTGGCCTCCATGCTCTCCACCGGCTTTCTTAAGGGCTTCTTCGTGGCCTTCCTGTACTGGGTGTCCATCCAGATGCTCCTGAACATCAAGCCCAAGCCCAAGCGCGCCCTGCCCGGCACGCCAGGCATGTTCGCCGCGGGCTCGACCATCGGCGTGGTGTCCAGCCTGGTGGGCATCGGCGGCGGCTCCCTGTCCGTGCCATTCATGACCTTGTGCAATATTCCCATGCACACGGCCGTGGGCACTTCGGCGGCCATAGGCTTCCCCATCGCCGTGGCCGGCGCCGTGGGCTATCTGGTCAACGGCCTGTCGGCCCAGGGCCTGCCGCCCATGAGCATCGGCTACATCTCCATGCCGGCACTCATCGGCGTGGCCGGCATGAGCGTGCTCACCGCGCCCTTGGGAGCCAAGCTGGCCCATGCCCTGCCGGTGGACAAGCTCAAGAAGATCTTCGCCCTGCTGCTCCTCATCACGGCCACGCGCATGCTCGTATCGCTCCTATAGACGGAGCGGCGATGCGGCCAGGAATGGAGCATCTTTTTGTCCATTCCTGGCCGATCTGGCCCGATCTGGCCCGATCTCGATAAGTATGGGTTAATCCGGGTTAATCTGGGCCGCGTCTTTTCCGTTCCTTGACGCCGACGCGAAGATGAATACGGTGTTGGCGAACGGTTCACCCAAGCGACATCCGGAGACCGCTCCGGCACAAGGCACCATGCGACGCACCATCCTAAAATATCCCGACGCCGTCCTGGCGCGGAAGTCCCTTGAGATAGGCGATATAACCGACGAGTTGCGCCAGTTGGCCAAGGACATGGCCGAGACCATGTACACGAACGAAGGCATCGGCCTGGCCGCGCCCCAGGTGGGCGAATGCTGCCGGCTGGTGGTCATCGACATCACCGGCCCGGACAAGCGCGAGGACCTGCGCGTGCTCGTGAATCCAAAGATTACCGCCGCCGAGGGCAAGGTAGTGTCCGAGGAAGGTTGCCTGAGCGTTTCGGGCTACCGCAGCGACGTGGCCCGCTCCGAGAAGGTCACCGTGGAGGCCACGGACCTGGACGGCAAGCCGCTGAGCATCGAGGCCGACGGCCTGCTGGCCGTGTGCCTGCAGCACGAGTTGGACCATCTGGACGGCGTGCTGTTCATCGACCGCATATCCCGACTCAAGCGCTCCCTGTACGACAAGAAGGTCAAGAAGCTGCAGCGCGAAAGGGCCAAGTCGCTCAAAGAGGCCGAGGCAGCGCAGGGAGAAGGCGCATGAGCCTACGCCTGGTGTTCATGGGCACGCCCGAGTTCGCGGCCACCGTGCTCGAACGCGTGCTTCGTTGGGACGGCGGCGAAGTCGTGGCCGTGTACACCCAGCCCGACCGCCCCTGCGGCCGTGGCCAGGTCTGCAAGCCCTCGCCGGTCAAGGAGCTTGCCCTTGCCCGCGATCTGCGCGTGCTGCAGCCCGTGAACTTCAAGGCCGACGCCGACGTGGACGAGCTGAAGGCGCTTGCGCCCGATGTACTCCTGGTCGCCGCCTACGGGCTCATCCTGCCCCAGCGCGTGCTGGACATCCCCATGCACGGGGCCGTCAACGTGCATGCCTCGCTGCTGCCCAAGTACCGTGGTGCCGCGCCCATCCAGCGGGTCATCCTGGCAGGCGAGCACGCCACGGGCATCACCATCATGAAGATGGAAGCCGGCCTGGACAGTGGGCCCATGCTCTTGCAGCGCGCCCTGCGCATCGCGGACTACGACACGGCCCAGTCCATCCATGACGAGCTGGCCGCCATGGGCGGCGACATGCTCGTGGAGGCGCTGGAGCTGTTGTGCCAGGGCAAATTGACCGCCATTCCCCAGGATCACTCCAAAGCCACCTACGCGCCCAAGCTGGAAAAGAAAGAGGGCGAGATCGATTGGGACCAGCCGGCCGAGG encodes the following:
- a CDS encoding Lrp/AsnC family transcriptional regulator; protein product: MIDGTDFSILKILQDNARTSNAEIARQIGMAPSAILERIRKLERKGIIQRYETRISPTALGKHLTAFTLVHTEEPVGSTGTGEELAKIPGVLEVHYVAGQDAYFVKSRTRDPEHLAELLKQFGRIKAIRDTRTTVVLTTVKETMNVPLESMPEGEPE
- a CDS encoding DHA2 family efflux MFS transporter permease subunit: MIPTMIEVLDTSVANVALRHMQGSLAAGQEEITWVLTSYLVANAVVIPMSGWLAKVMGRKRYLMASVALFTVASLLCGMAGSLSTLVLFRILQGIGGGGMQPMSQAILLETFPPHERGLALSVYGMGVIVAPILGPVLGGWLTDNWSWRWIFYINLPIGLLAQFMCWSFVRDPAYQQRWQKGERVDYLGLALLVLGLGSLQIVLDLGQQHDWFGSSFILALSVVAGVCLFTLVFWEWHHENPIVNLRVFKDRSFALGNLVIFFGFFAFFGSIVLLPMFLQELMGYSAFQAGMVLSPGGLITLALMPFVGKLTQRVDARFLLCFGLLASAWSSYYMSGYNLDMGMVTAITGRNLQGVGLAFFFVPLSFLTMAYIPRTEMNNASAVYNLLRNLGGSFGTAFVTTMVARRGQFHHLRLAEHMGYYNQAFTSGVEGVRQYLEGLGMHVQSGVEAMAALYRLMQRQAAALAFLDVFHLQMIIFLCLSGAMWIMRRPPRGKAPDPGAAH
- the pruA gene encoding L-glutamate gamma-semialdehyde dehydrogenase; amino-acid sequence: MNPEIENKIVARGQEFFKSIAGEAPSIFSKGHWTGKVMDWAMKNEDFKVQLFRFVDVLPYLNTGESLQRHIEEYFAGNDCEIPAVLKWGAEKSGLFGGLAAKVMGKAIRGNIEGMAKQFIIGENSKEAMKSLRKLRKDGFAFVVDFLGEATVSEIEAQAYHDGYMEILDAMAAEQHKWDCLGKSSNGQDWGHAPKVNVAVKLSAFYSQAKPQDIPGSVAGMLTRIVPIYRKIKAMGGFMCIDMEQLKYKEMTIELFKQLRTMDEFKDYPHLGIVLQSYLRDTENDLDGLLSWARANSLPISIRLVKGAYWDFETVMAKQCGWDVPVWTQKPESDICYERCARKILENHDICHFACASHNIRTFSYVMETARELNVPDSRYEFQVLYGMAEPVRKGLKNVAGRVRLYCPYGDLLPGMAYLVRRLLENTANESFLRQSFAEGKELERLLENPALTLKREQECSPVTHPAKRPSYGNLPPFKNHQLIDFTIPEVRAAFPKAIAEARKSKGKTYPLYINGKDVATQDRMTSTNPADPDEVLGQVCQAGRAEIDMAIEAADKAFLSWRDMPAEKRAEYLVKAAAIARRRIYDLCAVQVLEVGKQWDQAYNDVGEAIDFLEYYAREMVRLGTPRRMGFEPGEHNHLFYQAKGVAAVIAPWNFPLAISVGMASAAIVAGNPVIYKPAGPSSIVGYGLVEIFREAGLPEGVFNFCPGRSSVMGDYLIEHPKVSLIAFTGSMEVGLRIQEKAAKVQPGQAQCKRVIAEMGGKNAIIVDDDADLDEAVLGVLYSAFGFQGQKCSACSRVIVVEPIYERFIERLAEAAKSVKIGPAEDPANYMGPVVGPAQQKDILKYIDIAKQEGEVLVMREVPQKGCYVPMTIVAGIRPEHRIAQEEIFGPVLAVMKAKDFDQAIEWANASRFALTGGVYSRSPRHLEQARREFRVGNLYLNRNCVGALVERQPFGGFKMSGVGSKAGGPDYLLQFLDPRVVTENTMRRGFTPIEDDDNWVC
- a CDS encoding phage holin family protein: MSIILSWLLLSLAIAITAWILPGVRVRGAGALLAASAVLGIINALIWPILFWITIPITVLTLGIFALILNALLVMLAAKIVPGFKVDSFWWAIAFSVILAIINAVLHAIIY
- the fmt gene encoding methionyl-tRNA formyltransferase, with the translated sequence MSLRLVFMGTPEFAATVLERVLRWDGGEVVAVYTQPDRPCGRGQVCKPSPVKELALARDLRVLQPVNFKADADVDELKALAPDVLLVAAYGLILPQRVLDIPMHGAVNVHASLLPKYRGAAPIQRVILAGEHATGITIMKMEAGLDSGPMLLQRALRIADYDTAQSIHDELAAMGGDMLVEALELLCQGKLTAIPQDHSKATYAPKLEKKEGEIDWDQPAEDIHNRVRAMHPWPGAFFSWRRNDESVRLGIQPGRLGGPLPPEAKPGEFLGLQDSLLAIACRDRAYLVPMLQPQGKRAMPATAFACGYLGNCPDLASACAEAGQPDQENARN
- a CDS encoding sulfite exporter TauE/SafE family protein — encoded protein: MEWLVYLGVGAGAGILAGLLGVGGGVVIVPALVFAFTGLGYPAEHIMHLALGTSLASIMFTSISSFRAHHKRGAVLWSVVKAITPGIIVGTYAGSYVASMLSTGFLKGFFVAFLYWVSIQMLLNIKPKPKRALPGTPGMFAAGSTIGVVSSLVGIGGGSLSVPFMTLCNIPMHTAVGTSAAIGFPIAVAGAVGYLVNGLSAQGLPPMSIGYISMPALIGVAGMSVLTAPLGAKLAHALPVDKLKKIFALLLLITATRMLVSLL
- the def gene encoding peptide deformylase, which codes for MRRTILKYPDAVLARKSLEIGDITDELRQLAKDMAETMYTNEGIGLAAPQVGECCRLVVIDITGPDKREDLRVLVNPKITAAEGKVVSEEGCLSVSGYRSDVARSEKVTVEATDLDGKPLSIEADGLLAVCLQHELDHLDGVLFIDRISRLKRSLYDKKVKKLQRERAKSLKEAEAAQGEGA
- a CDS encoding HlyD family secretion protein — translated: MAEQNGSKRALPVRKRIVFAAILTVALMAGGAWYMTGVGKQSTEDAFVDGRMYPISSRVPGYVTEVLVQDNQRVRAGEVLVRLDPTDYEVALAQARAELASAQAQLAAGQLNVPLEISQTSSRVSSLRAQIAGTNRQLAELAKAREAARQALLEAQAVLDKAKLDSMRYESLLASQVVSQSSLDDARTSVVTNQARVAAAQARLEAVDDQEATLRESRKRLEAEMELAGTGRDVADIRAREAEARAAQVTLAEAKLRQAELNLAYVQIKSPADGYVTRKAVEPGRMISAGQSLLTIVPLGQGDIWVTANFKETQLTHMQPGQRAWISVDTYPGAKIPCRVESIMAGTGSVFSLFPPENATGNYVKVVQRVPVKLAIDFAMAGELPQLRMGMSVIATILTKAE
- a CDS encoding DUF1206 domain-containing protein, coding for MDENGRIGLKIASRLGYAARGVVYLLVGGLAVLAALGQGGRTTDTKGALRTLLDTPRGDALLGVIAVGLLGYAAWRFVQAVWDVDRHGKDAKGLAVRGGLLVSGVTHAGLAVFAASLALGNGGGGGGGRAEWTATLMRQPWGKWLVALAGLAVVGAGVALAVKARKEKYRKYLDPGYASLPWADAICKLGLYARAVVMAIVGGFLIIAAWRADPSQAGGLAEAMGFLRGQAYGRILFGILALGLFAFGVYGLIQAKYRRIRLPE